One window of the Takifugu rubripes chromosome 13, fTakRub1.2, whole genome shotgun sequence genome contains the following:
- the baz2ba gene encoding bromodomain adjacent to zinc finger domain protein 2B isoform X5, with translation MESGERLASPAPTLSAARTSSPAASSSSSSSSSSSSSPAPHPKSSLAPSPSTLGSTLSTSGRLFGAAGEQPFIGSTLSSAFPLVNHPAFGAIYSAGASRPEFGGLGSLGMSAALAAHPQLGALSEWWRAAEAHGRGAAAFLPSFIGFPPFFPHIQPNHSASPVQIRMPGKNSHAPPKGVNGAVNGSGAFPPTTLSGSFPASSAPVQASTKPAKSPDSSNSHHIPTETSPVEAMEKPIQKTKEKKSQKKPTDTSGASHSESGTSSDSSSDGSLSSDLEDLAEDDEDDEDDEDEDEDKQTELSDSEKRAKKKSKVLLQGNRTSKIERSLYGDAREKKIPSNPPTLVPIPCAASPPALSQSSPMTQYRSRTEGPPQHFSVIQSTGLAANSKPLALLTQTRRELSPTSSPIALTTSSKALSSTASPKLPKLLPSSSPQHLPLSLCSSPKPLSVPSPPRSTLPPSTSPNPFGLTSSVTSSQKPLVKSSQHTTAGPGKPNKRKQLEASLAQINEFRLKQILMSQGQTFPSELKKQQQGPNKSPKRTSLSSSPLPPAQPTPPQNNHSNLFLSSALLGLPEPHHPNGVIQSTTQDAPLALITKPRKDLASQGKSPQCDSDAGSMPVNLSTGASRTQATTQAGTLSQPPTTSPQATGHGSRKNKTPKSKGQTVGLGQTDPLASWKGFAQNHLVQSPVNLFRGGESGVGIPGVSIPGVGIPGVGIPGTCNPTAGLPANKESDDSVDDDDDDDDDDLEEEEEDEEDTDDSLSESDSNSDSDISGKKVKELKLLPSGSSKKEMTPHRLTKGPELLNTSANHTSTSCSPLNLQVIKSPTIVSSSSALVYQSSPGSSSYSLASPLGLGKRKRVMDEKELMMPLELGWRRETRIKTVAGRPQGEVAYYAPCGKKLRQYPDVMKGLQWSLLKEEEVIPRILAMEGRRGRPPNSERQLMGDNAKGSRRRKGRPPNVGNPLVPEGPTPSEVKLLRKLEAQEIARQAAQMKLMRKLEKQALARAAKEARKQQAIMAAEERRKQKEQIKILKQQEKIKRIQQIRLEKELRAQQILEAKLKKKQEAANAKILEAEKRIKEKELRRQQAEILKHQERERRRQHIMLMKAVEARKKAEERERLRQEKRDEKRLNKERKLEQRRLELEIARELKKPNEDMCLSDHKPLPDFSRIPGLILPGHAVSDCLMLMQFLRGFGKVLGLDLNADVPTLGMLQEGLLNVGDSMGHVQDLLVKLLSLTVCDPGLPPGQKTKTMLGDHLTNVGINRDNVSEVLQMYMSAHCANTELAPLALSLKTKAFQAHTPAQKASILGFLANELACSKPVISEIDKNLDQMANMRKDKIIMEGKLKKLRTIYAKRTGKRESNMGVEENQSVFTPTSAAKRKRKMGADSDDDDDDDDDSDDQAEDEEDEEEEEIKKVKKVETNDEDEVDQATSVEELEKQIEKLAKQHHQTRKKLFEISHSLRSMMYGQDRYRRRYWVLPHCGGVFIEAMESGEAPDELEEERQRRMRAAEEVKVKDEPQEMEVQIEKVTPTPDRQSPQTHSLEQKKEEEKEHEGEKNSLFYQQSGCVSKLHALQDASKEETVNSEGKESPLVKQNGSPMGIPVATVTSSSPLLNTSEPAVASTPSIVMNIDATNASPPASTSLSVSCPPTHRDSVGETLFTSSSAPSPHLTIQANDQLLRVLTERSGHWFSLLPRNPCDLSSLTTSPPGPPRVSPQASSTPARPKSPPQSPALPLTPSAASASGSPHHPAGLLNYPLTALQVKSGGSLLGVSFGSWPAGMISPSLPLCSSPSPLLGHSIESNTAASVSSKSESPLPRLDKPSSMPSPTLEIPKSLDHPTARPIPEELLTGWWRVSDIEELRALVNALHSRGLREKGLQRQIQKYLEIIPQVCTKHKEVAMIELAELEESQVSVESVRGWCVEEQAMEMDIAVLQQVEELERKVTAASLQVKGWTFPDPQSEREDLVYYEHKPPTIPTSASANDKDSRDHPEERGEKGGVTRYLDNPLDIAVTRLADLERNIERRYLRSPLGTTIQIRLDNVGTVTVPAPAPSTSADREGGEEEVAHGMKVWRKALTEVRSAAQLAMCIQQLQKSIAWERSIMKVYCQMCKKGDNEDLLLLCDGCDKGCHTYCHKPKISTIPEGDWYCPACISKASGSSPKSKKTPSKQVASSGGSAKKGGEAKKNGKQTGNGEMSEDDPASASSTPKKGAKDTSRKRKLEEGPPVLPAVSQESPVSVKRAKTARDNNRDLGLCRVLLAELERHQDAWPFLTPVNLKSVPGYRKVIKKPMDFSTIREKLVSSQYQNLETFIIDVNLVFDNCERFNEDNSDIGRAGHNMRKFFEKRWTELLKQTN, from the exons ATGGAGTCTGGAGAGCGGCTGGCCTCCCCTGCGCCCACCCTGTCTGCTGCTCGCACCTCCTCCCCTGcggcctcttcatcctcctcctcttcctcctcttcttcatcgtcCCCCGCTCCTCATCCTAAGAGTAGCCTGGCCCCGAGCCCTTCAACACTGGGATCCACCCTCAGCACCTCTG GCCGTCTGTTTGGAGCCGCAGGAGAGCAGCCCTTCATTGGCTCCACATTGTCAAGTGCCTTCCCTCTTGTCAACCACCCAGCCTTCGGAGCCATCTACTCTGCTGGAGCAAGCAGGCCTGAGTTTGGAGGCCTAGGGTCCCTGGGCATGTCAGCTGCTTTGGCTGCCCATCCTCAGCTTGGAGCCCTTTCTG AGTGGTGGCGGGCTGCTGAAGCCCATGGACGAGgtgctgctgcctttcttccctccttcaTTGGCTTTCCACCGTTCTTCCCTCATATTCAGCCGAACCACAGCGCCAGCCCTGTTCAAATCAGGATGCCGGGCAAAAATAGCCATGCCCCACCTAAAG GAGTGAATGGTGCAGTGAATGGAAGTGGGGCCTTCCCTCCCACCACACTATCAGGGAGTTTTCCTGCCAGTTCTGCTCCAGTTCAGGCATCGACCAAACCTGCTAAAAGTCCAGACTCCTCTAACAGTCATCACATCCCTACTGAAACCAGTCCTGTGGAGGCGATGGAAAAGCCAATCCAAAAAACTAAAGAGAAG AAGTCACAAAAGAAGCCGACAGACACCTCTGGGGCAAGCCACAGTGAATCTGGCACATCCTCAGACAGCTCAAGTGATGGGTCCCTTAGCAGTGATCTGGAAGACCTGgcagaggatgatgaagatgatgaggatgacgaggacgaggacgaagaCAAACAGACTGAATTGTCAGACTCTGAGAAGCGggcaaaaaagaaatcaaag GTTTTGTTACAAGGCAATAGAACTTCAAAGATTGAAAGATCACTTTATGGAGATGCCCGGGAGAAGAAGATTCCCTCAAACCCACCCACTCTTGTGCCCATACCTTGcgctgcctctcctcctgcacTGTCCCAATCATCACCAATGACCCAGTACAGGTCCAGGACAGAGGGTCCACCTCAACACTTCAGTGTGATCCAGTCCACTGGCCTGGCTGCTAACTCAAAACCACTTGCACTCCTTACACAAACACGTAGGGAGCTTTCACCTACTTCCTCCCCCATAGCCCTTACAACATCTTCAaaggcactctccagcactgcGTCCCCCAAACTGCCCAAACTACTGCCATCATCTTCTCCGCAGCACCTACCCCTCTCTCTTTGCTCTTCCCCTAagcctctctctgtcccctccccaCCTCGCTCAACTCTCCCACCATCTACCTCCCCAAACCCATTTGGTTTGACCTCATCAGTGACAAGTTCCCAAAAGCCCTTGGTGAAGTCATCTCAACATACTACTGCTGGCCCTGGAAAACCCAACAAGAGGAAACAGTTAGAAGCCTCACTTGCACAGATCAATGAGTTCAGGCTCAAACAG ATTCTCATGTCCCAAGGGCAGACGTTCCCATCTgagctgaagaagcagcagcaggggccAAACAAGTCTCCCAAGAGGACATCATTGTCTTCATCGCCATTGCCACCCGCTCAGCCTACGCCTCCCCAGAACAATCACTCCAACCTCTTCCTTTCGAGTGCCCTCCTGGGGCTCCCTGAACCTCACCACCCTAATGGAGTCATCCAAAGCACCACTCAGGATGCACCTTTGGCCCTCATCACCAAACCTCGCAAAGACTTGGCCTCGCAAGGCAAGTCACCTCAGTGCGACTCTGATGCTGGGTCAATGCCTGTCAATTTAAGCACAGGGGCCAGCAGGACCCAAGCAACGACCCAGGCTGGGACTCTGTCACAGCCCCCCACTACCTCACCCCAAGCCACAGGTCATGGATCCAGAAAGAACAAGACCCCGAAGAGTAAGGGACAGACAGTGGGGTTGGGACAAACAGACCCTTTAGCTTCATGGAAGGGCTTTGCTCAGAACCACTTGGTACAGTCTCCAGTCAATTTGTTTCGTGGAGGAGAGTCTGGAGTTGGGATTCCTGGAGTCAGTATCCCTGGAGTTGGAATTCCTGGAGTGGGGATTCCTGGGACTTGTAACCCCACAGCTGGTCTCCCTGCTAACAAGGAATCTGACGACTCAGtagatgacgacgacgacgatgatgacgatgacctggaggaagaggaggaagatgaagaagacacTGATGATAGTCTCTCAG AGTCTGACAGCAACTCAGACAGTGACATTTCGGGGAAGAAAGTGAAGGAGTTAAAGCTGCTGCCGTCTGGATCATCTAAAAAGGAGATGACTCCCCACCGGCTAACCAAAGGTCCAGAACTACTGAACACCTCAGCCAATCACACCTCTACCAGCTGCTCTCCACTAAATCTACAGGTCATCAAAAGTCCCACCATTGTGTCCAGCTCCAGTGCCTTGGTCTATCAAAGCTCTCCAGGCTCATCCTCTTACAGCCTAGCCTCCCCATTAG GCTtagggaagaggaaaagagtcATGGATGAAAAGGAGTTAATGATGCCTCTGGAGTTGGG GTGGCGGAGAGAAACAAGAATCAAAACGGTGGCAGGGCGGCCGCAGGGCGAGGTGGCTTACTATGCCCCTTGTGGCAAGAAACTAAGGCAGTACCCAGATGTAATGAAG GGTTTGCAGTGGAGCTTATTGAAGGAAGAAGAAGTCATTCCTCGTATTTTAGCTATGGAAGGCCGTAGGGGTCGTCCCCCTAATTCTGAGCGGCAGTTAATGGGCGACAACGCCAAAGGTAGTCGACGGAGAAAAGGTCGACCACCGAATGTGGGCAATCCACTGGTACCTGAGGGTCCAACCCCAAGTGAAGTCAAACTTCTGCGCAAACTAGAGGCTCAAG AAATAGCCCGGCAGGCTGCCCAGATGAAGCTGATGAGGAAACTGGAAAAGCAGGCATTGGCACGTGCAGCCAAAGAGGCTCGAAAGCAACAAG CTATCATGGCAGCtgaagagagaaggaaacagaAAGAACAAATTAAGAttctgaagcagcag GAAAAGATCAAGCGCATTCAGCAAATTCGGTTGGAAAAGGAACTCAGGGCGCAGCAGATTTTAGAG GCCAAATTGAAAAAGAAGCAAGAGGCGGCCAATGCCAAAATACTGGAAGCTGAAAAACGCATtaag GAGAAGGAATTGCGTAGGCAGCAGGCAGAGATTCTCAAACACCAG gagagggagaggagaaggcaaCATATAATGCTGATGAAGGCCGTAGAGGCACGCAAGAAAGCAGAG GAGCGTGAGCGCTTGCGGCAGGAGAAAAGGGACGAGAAGCGCCTGAACAAAGAGCGTAAACTGGAGCAACGGAGACTAGAACTGGAGATAGCAagagaactgaagaagccaAATGAAGATATGTGTCTATCTGATCACAAG CCTCTACCGGATTTCTCCCGTATTCCTGGACTCATCCTCCCTGGCCACGCTGTTTCAGACTGCTTGATGTTAATGCAGTTCCTGCGAGGTTTTGGGAAGGTTTTGGGGCTTGATTTGAATGCAGATGTGCCCACATTGGGTATGCTACAAGAGGGCTTGCTCAATGTGGGAGACAGCATGGGACATGTCCAAGATTtgctggtgaagctgctgtctcTCACAGTCTGCGATCCAGGTTTGCCACCTGGACAAAAG ACAAAAACCATGCTTGGTGACCACCTTACCAACGTCGGCATCAACAGAGATAATGTATCTGAAGTACTACAGATGTACATGTCAGCCCATTGTGCCAATACAGAACTGGCCCCTTTGGCTCTCAGTCTGAAAACAAAGGCTTTCCAAGCCCACACGCCTGCCCAGAAGGCATCAATTTTGGGCTTTTTGGCTAACGAGCTTGCCTGCAGCAAGCCCGTTATCAG TGAAATTGACAAAAATCTGGATCAGATGGCAAACATGAGGAAGGACAAGATCATTATGGAAGGAAAACTAAAGAA GTTGAGGACCATTTATGCCAAACGTACTGGGAAAAGGGAATCCAATATGGGTGTAGAAGAGAACCAGTCTGTTTTTACGCCGACCTCAGCAGCCAAACGCAAGAGGAAAATGGGCGCAGACAGcgatgacgacgacgatgatgacgatgacagTGATGACCAAGccgaggatgaggaagatgaggaagaggaagaaataaaaaaggttaaaaaagtggagacaaatgatgag GATGAAGTTGACCAAGCCACTAGTGTTGAGGAACTGGAGAAGCAGATAGAGAAATTAGCCAAG CAACATCATCAGACCAGAAAGAAGCTGTTTGAAATATCTCATTCTCTGCGGTCTATGATGTACGGTCAGGACCGCTATCGTCGCCGGTACTGGGTACTTCCCCACTGTGGAGGTGTCTTTATTGAGGCCATGGAAAGTGGAGAAG CTCCAGATGAACTGGAAGAGGAACGACAAAGAAGaatgagagcagcagaagaggtcAAGGTCAAAGATGAGCCTCAGGAGATGGAGGTGCAGATAGAGAAAGTCACCCCGACGCCTGACAGACAGAGCCCACAAACACATAGCTTGgagcaaaagaaagaagaggaaaaggagcatGAGGGGGAGAAAAATTCTCTTTTTTATCAGCAATCTGGCTGTGTTTCCAAACTACATGCTTTGCAGGATGCCAGCAAGGAAGAAACTGTTAATTCAGAGGGCAAAGAGAGTCCACTTGTAAAACAAAATGGCAGTCCGATGGGAATTCCTGTTGCTACCGTGACATCATCTTCACCACTTCTCAATACCTCTGAGCCAGCTGTAGCCTCAACTCCCTCAATAGTGATGAATATTGACGCTACAAATGCCAGTCCCCCAGCATCAACTTCCTTATCTGTATCCTGCCCCCCAACTCATCGTGACAGTGTGGGGGAAACTCTTTTCACCTCATCTTCAGCTCCATCCCCACACCTTACAATTCAAGCCAACGACCAGCTGCTTAGAGTCCTCACAGAGAGAAGTGGACACTGGTTTAGTCTTCTCCCACGCAACCCCTGTGACCTGTCTTCCCTTACCACATCTCCTCCGGGACCACCTCGTGTGTCCCCTCAGGCATCCTCTACCCCAGCCAGGCCCAAATCTCCACCTCAGTCACCTGCCCTTCCTCTCACTCCCTCTGCTGCATCAGCTTCTGGTAGCCCCCACCACCCAGCTGGCCTCCTCAACTACCCACTTACGGCGCTGCAG GTGAAGTCAGGGGGTTCATTACTAGGAGTTTCTTTCGGGAGCTGGCCCGCTGGCATGATAAGCCCTAGCCTGCCActctgcagcagccccagccCCTTGCTTGGCCACTCCATTGAGAGTAATACAGCAGCAAGCGTCTCCAGTAAGAGTGAATCACCTTTACCTCGGCTTGACAAACCCTCATCTATGCCCTCTCCTACACTGGAGATACCTAAATCCCTGGACCACCCCACAGCACGGCCTATTCCAGAGG AGTTGCTGACAGGGTGGTGGAGGGTATCTGACATTGAGGAACTGAGGGCTTTAGTAAATGCCCTACACAGCCGAGGCCTTAGAGAGAAGGGCCTCCAGAGGCAGATTCAGAAATACTTGGAGATTATCCCTCAGGTCTGCACCAAACATAAAGAag TGGCTATGATAGAGCTGGCTGAACTCGAAGAGAGTCAGGTCAGTGTGGAGTCAGTTCGGGGCTGGTGTGTTGAAGAGCAAGCCATGGAGATGGATATTGCAGTGCTTCAGCAGGTAGAGGAACTGGAGAGGAAGGTTACAGCCGCCAGCCTACAGGTTAAG GGCTGGACGTTTCCAGATCCTCAGTCTGAGAGAGAGGACCTGGTATATTACGAGCACAAACCCCCCACAATTCCAACTTCAGCATCAGCAAATGACAAGGACTCCAGGGACCATCccgaggagcgaggagagaagGGTGGGGTGACGCGTTACCTGGACAACCCGCTGGACATAGCAGTGACCCGTCTGGCTGATCTGGAGCGCAACATCGAGAGAAGGTACCTGAGGAGTCCCTTAGGTACCACCATTCAGATCAGGCTGGATAATGTGGGTACGGTCACTGTCCCTGCCCCCGCCCCATCCACTAGTGCTGACAGGGAAGG tggtgaggaggaggtggcccaTGGTATGAAGGTGTGGAGGAAAGCCCTGACCGAAGTGCGCAGCGCTGCTCAGTTGGCCATGtgcatccagcagctgcagaagtcTATCGCCTGGGAACGGTCCATCATGAAAGTG TATTGCCAGATGTGCAAGAAAGGTGATAACGAAGACCTCCTCTTGTTGTGTGATGGATGCGACAAAGGCTGTCACACTTACTGTCACAAACCCAAGATCTCTACTATTCCCGAGGGAGACTGGTACTGCCCAGCTTGTATATCCAAG GCAAGTGGTTCATCCcccaaaagcaaaaaaacaccAAGCAAACAAGTAGCATCCAGTGGAGGTAGCGCTAAAAAGGGTGGTGAGGCAAAGAAGAATGGGAAGCAGACAGGTAATGGAGAAATGTCAGAAGACGACCCAGCCAGTGCCAGCAGCACGCCAAAGAAGGGAGCAAAAGACAccagcagaaagaggaaactAGAGGAGGGCCCACCTGTTCTGCCAGCAGTCAGTCAGGAGAGCCCTGTGAGCGTGAAAAGAGCCAAGACGGCTAGAGACAACAACCGGGACCTGGGATTATGCAG GGTGCTGCTCGCTGAGTTGGAACGCCATCAGGATGCATGGCCTTTTCTCACCCCTGTCAACTTGAAATCTGTCCCTGGATACAGGAAGGTCATCAAGAAACCAATGGACTTCTCCACCATACGTGAGAAGCTTGTGAGCAGCCA ATATCAAAACCTGGAAACTTTCATCATTGATGTAAACTTGGTGTTTGATAACTGTGAAAGATTCAATGAAGACAATTCAGACATTGGTCGAGCTGGCCACAACATGAGGAAGTTCTTTGAGAAGCGCTGGACGGAgcttctgaaacaaacaaactag